A genomic segment from Leptolyngbya boryana PCC 6306 encodes:
- a CDS encoding COG1470 family protein — MISAAKHPSLEELLQLPIHQRRLVNWLMRHSGSTLSEIATALGGQRAEIQQELEALIAQGFLQETRFAGQSLYSSNLQPIRDQDAHTDQNLPISKPLVAIVNSSGHDTVIPGTSFMLDVSIRNQGDHHAIIDVSLEEMAPELAAWCLSPQESLALGAQQAGDVSFEFHIPAAAFPATYSYTIVVDALQHYPEFPAIQCQQKLEVLAAVQASASASDPTFAIQPATSVTQPAIVQPGAALQVQIMVQNRSDRVDRFRFVCNDLPQAWWKVIYPQAVQLSGFLLESDCLNLNPGEQDQILLIVTPPLTATAGNYIPTLQIKSDNYSDLSFVDLLYLQITPVYSLQAELRTLSNRIKQQNGLFQVRLTNQGNTQRQLTIHAQEVDAQAVCNYILDSPTIELAAHSTATLDLRVQPKQGWRRPLVGGGQVINFNVNFQDEQKHPIMPETAPGLVIWEARPFWQILPLILAGVLGVGAIAYLLWFFLIRTPESPKIVDFAPEDTQYAALSSDVVHLTWRIREPHRIQSLKLVGLTTDGKPATLPTVYDFSRGLPDVLKPVCTMQVDWLVCRNVRTNARKAGEYVFELTIEPKPFRNATGESKKTPPVKIEPMPTAQIVSFASTQPIYQEVPKFDPSDPKVKNQPKLEPAEVRLNWAIANPAQLQTLQWIGRTADGAVVSPAQSFDFSQGVPEPLKPFCKLDAQLVCQAVKTGLGKPGDYIFELTTISKTGEVSQPRKSELVKILPKPPRILSLKLNGQEAQPKYVVAIVLGQPNLMVSLAWKIDTSAGSKVELLPTPGSIPPEGSVTLPLAAKPGNLMFTLQVTSPTGQQVVRAIQVEMFDPNAQDPAAVAAAAATAALSAKQAEAGTSDENGGNSLLPVPSVPDILSPLEAPPEFGQ; from the coding sequence GTGATTAGTGCTGCGAAACATCCTAGCTTAGAAGAACTCTTGCAGTTGCCCATTCACCAACGTCGCCTAGTGAATTGGCTGATGCGTCATTCGGGTTCGACACTCTCGGAAATTGCCACAGCTTTGGGAGGGCAGCGGGCTGAAATTCAGCAAGAGTTAGAGGCTCTGATTGCACAGGGATTTTTGCAAGAAACCCGTTTTGCAGGTCAATCTCTGTATAGTTCTAATTTGCAACCTATTCGCGATCAGGATGCTCATACTGATCAAAATCTACCGATCTCTAAGCCATTAGTTGCGATCGTCAATTCGTCGGGTCACGATACGGTCATTCCCGGCACCTCTTTTATGCTAGATGTCAGCATTCGCAACCAAGGCGATCATCATGCCATCATTGATGTGTCTCTAGAAGAGATGGCTCCAGAACTTGCAGCGTGGTGTCTCAGTCCGCAAGAATCTCTAGCACTCGGGGCACAGCAGGCAGGAGATGTGTCTTTTGAATTTCACATTCCGGCGGCAGCATTTCCAGCGACGTATAGTTATACGATCGTGGTTGATGCACTTCAGCATTATCCAGAGTTTCCAGCGATTCAGTGCCAGCAGAAGCTAGAAGTCTTAGCAGCAGTTCAAGCAAGCGCGAGTGCGAGTGATCCGACCTTTGCAATTCAACCTGCGACGAGTGTAACTCAGCCTGCGATCGTACAGCCTGGCGCGGCACTGCAAGTGCAAATCATGGTGCAAAATCGCTCTGATCGCGTCGATCGGTTTCGATTTGTCTGCAATGACTTGCCGCAAGCCTGGTGGAAAGTCATTTATCCGCAGGCAGTTCAACTTTCTGGATTTCTTTTAGAATCAGACTGCCTCAATCTAAATCCAGGCGAGCAAGATCAAATTCTACTGATCGTGACTCCGCCGCTGACTGCAACCGCAGGCAATTATATTCCAACGCTGCAAATCAAATCTGATAACTATTCCGATCTTTCATTCGTTGATCTGCTCTACTTGCAGATTACGCCTGTCTACTCACTTCAGGCTGAACTGCGAACACTGAGCAATCGCATTAAGCAACAAAATGGATTGTTCCAGGTTCGCTTAACGAATCAAGGAAATACTCAACGTCAGCTTACGATTCATGCCCAAGAAGTTGACGCGCAAGCAGTCTGTAACTATATTTTAGACTCTCCAACCATTGAGCTAGCGGCTCATAGTACGGCAACGTTAGATTTGCGAGTCCAGCCTAAACAAGGGTGGCGCAGACCTTTGGTCGGTGGCGGGCAGGTCATCAATTTTAACGTCAACTTTCAGGATGAGCAGAAACATCCGATCATGCCCGAAACGGCTCCTGGGCTGGTGATTTGGGAAGCTCGCCCATTTTGGCAAATTTTACCTCTGATTTTGGCAGGAGTCTTAGGGGTTGGAGCGATCGCATATCTTCTCTGGTTTTTTCTCATCCGCACTCCCGAATCTCCAAAAATCGTAGACTTTGCTCCAGAAGATACACAGTACGCAGCCCTGAGCAGCGATGTCGTGCACCTCACTTGGCGAATTCGTGAACCGCATCGAATTCAATCGCTCAAGCTCGTCGGCTTAACTACTGATGGCAAGCCTGCAACACTGCCAACGGTTTATGATTTTAGCCGTGGGCTGCCCGATGTGCTGAAACCAGTCTGTACGATGCAAGTGGATTGGTTAGTCTGCCGGAATGTTCGCACAAATGCGCGCAAAGCAGGAGAGTATGTGTTTGAGTTGACGATCGAGCCGAAACCGTTTCGCAATGCGACTGGAGAGAGTAAGAAAACGCCTCCTGTCAAGATTGAACCGATGCCGACGGCTCAGATTGTAAGTTTTGCTTCGACACAGCCGATCTATCAGGAGGTTCCGAAATTTGATCCAAGCGATCCAAAAGTTAAAAATCAACCCAAGTTAGAGCCTGCTGAAGTGCGGTTAAATTGGGCGATCGCGAATCCTGCTCAATTGCAAACGCTGCAATGGATTGGACGTACGGCAGATGGAGCCGTGGTGAGTCCAGCTCAATCTTTTGATTTTAGTCAAGGTGTGCCTGAGCCGCTGAAACCTTTTTGTAAGCTGGATGCTCAGTTAGTCTGTCAGGCAGTTAAAACGGGATTGGGCAAGCCTGGAGACTATATTTTTGAACTAACGACGATTTCTAAGACGGGAGAAGTTTCTCAGCCCCGTAAAAGTGAATTGGTTAAAATTCTACCGAAGCCCCCTCGAATTCTGAGTTTGAAGCTTAATGGACAGGAAGCACAGCCGAAATATGTTGTTGCGATCGTTCTAGGTCAGCCGAATTTAATGGTGTCTCTGGCTTGGAAAATTGATACGAGCGCGGGCAGTAAAGTCGAACTCCTGCCTACACCTGGTAGTATTCCACCGGAAGGATCGGTGACTTTGCCACTGGCAGCTAAACCCGGAAATCTGATGTTCACATTGCAGGTTACTAGCCCGACGGGGCAGCAGGTTGTCAGAGCGATCCAAGTTGAGATGTTCGATCCGAATGCACAAGATCCAGCAGCAGTGGCAGCAGCAGCAGCGACAGCCGCCTTATCTGCAAAGCAGGCGGAAGCGGGTACGTCGGATGAGAACGGAGGAAATAGCTTGCTTCCCGTTCCTTCTGTGCCTGATATACTCTCTCCTTTAGAAGCTCCGCCTGAGTTTGGGCAGTAA
- a CDS encoding c-type heme family protein yields the protein MLNKFRLQFKFTLLLSVLFLASTGLSALLISGQVQDRASQQVVDRAMTLMETISSVRDYTSQKIQPLLAEKIETKEEFVAESVPAYSAREVFERLRQKMGYEDFFYKEAALNPTNLRDLANEFETSLVERFRQQQDIPKLFGFQTIAGKQLFYVSRPLRMTDPSCLRCHSTPEAAPKSHLKTYGNERGFNWKLNDVVAAQTLYMPSDRIVQSYQHQFLIAFGAFVGIFALIILVLNLLLTRSVIQPLHPIAKIANALNQENADIKDEDLQKLNRFIQRRDEMGQLARSFRHLATSIWARETSLKQQLEMLHQEVLNARSPDETVGTQSQVQALLAKAKVIRSALKVNSTHSQS from the coding sequence ATGCTTAATAAATTCCGACTTCAATTTAAATTTACGCTGTTGCTGAGTGTTCTGTTTCTGGCAAGTACTGGCTTAAGTGCCTTATTGATCTCAGGGCAAGTTCAAGACCGTGCCTCTCAGCAAGTTGTCGATCGAGCCATGACCTTAATGGAGACTATTAGCTCGGTGCGGGATTACACCTCGCAGAAAATCCAGCCCCTTCTGGCTGAGAAAATTGAAACAAAAGAGGAATTTGTCGCAGAATCGGTTCCGGCTTATTCAGCCCGCGAAGTGTTTGAGAGATTGCGACAGAAGATGGGTTACGAGGACTTTTTCTACAAAGAAGCAGCTTTGAATCCGACGAATCTTCGCGATCTCGCGAATGAATTTGAAACCTCATTAGTTGAGCGGTTTCGCCAGCAGCAAGACATTCCAAAACTGTTTGGGTTTCAAACCATCGCAGGCAAGCAGCTATTCTATGTCTCACGACCTCTGAGAATGACTGATCCAAGTTGCTTGCGGTGTCATAGTACACCTGAGGCTGCTCCGAAAAGTCACCTCAAAACTTACGGGAATGAGCGTGGATTTAACTGGAAATTGAACGATGTCGTCGCAGCGCAGACCCTCTACATGCCGAGCGATCGCATTGTGCAAAGTTATCAGCACCAATTTTTGATCGCGTTTGGTGCTTTTGTTGGGATTTTTGCGCTGATCATTTTGGTGTTGAATCTGCTGCTGACACGATCAGTGATTCAGCCGTTGCATCCGATCGCCAAAATTGCGAATGCACTCAATCAGGAAAATGCTGATATCAAAGACGAAGATTTACAGAAACTCAATCGTTTTATTCAGCGTAGGGATGAAATGGGGCAATTAGCCCGCTCATTTCGACATTTAGCCACGTCGATCTGGGCGCGAGAAACTTCTCTAAAACAGCAGCTCGAAATGCTCCATCAGGAAGTTCTCAATGCTCGATCGCCAGATGAAACCGTCGGAACTCAATCACAAGTTCAGGCATTGCTGGCAAAAGCAAAAGTGATTCGGTCTGCGCTCAAGGTCAATTCAACCCATTCTCAGTCCTAA
- a CDS encoding WD40 repeat domain-containing protein, protein MLKELIKTQVSTKEIAFKPGGDPVAFEVSVLNHSSQFATFQLEILAAGVDEVDHHWYRLSPEVCSKTPPGDRTVFQVKILKNPIPGFVGQVNLTVRVFSLDLATETKQSIRLTLEQGSEAVPLVVDLLLNKIQTYSGDLIELLVRTDNPGQVPVRATLRLHGLAPEWFAHGVEQTIQVQPGRTLESIFLCQPPVETAQSQVYPFQVEAEIENGVSSSDSGTLEILPTGAADFRCTVRQQKIPLHFLEFFQRTGTATYRLELENATNVSQDAHIEVDSGFVTSDEIEVLPKLAELHPYETQQFQLIVKKRRSWIGRTQSGMLSVRAVCSDARIRTQNELQALELKVAPMISVWWLSAIAFFTIPVPLWISSCYNPHNPHCGHSGAVASVQFNGTAEQAISGSTDQSLRRWLTAGFFNPLVSQEMGIVSKTSQAVRVIRYQPIDNNRIAAGLENGEIQLINLLKQNSAPDSIFRLGAGDRVFDLRFSNDSQYLFSGHGSGAVAQWKLSSASLNTKPEQTLTVNFAVSALALVGDQQLAIAGRFNRLELWNWSRKQHKPIRYPVAGGQNQYIQSLASAKAKPNLMASADNQGTITLWNLKECLDSQQPCQVIEQWSDGHGGQPVRSVALSPNGCYLASAGADGTAKLWALSPNGHRAEHPDSGKVIQKSLRSTAGIESVDVAIVKDQVLVLSGGADTQVQMDQVNRFKNLECDRD, encoded by the coding sequence ATGTTAAAAGAACTGATTAAAACTCAGGTTTCCACGAAAGAAATTGCCTTTAAGCCGGGTGGTGATCCAGTTGCTTTTGAAGTCAGTGTGTTGAATCATAGTTCCCAGTTTGCGACTTTTCAACTGGAAATACTAGCAGCAGGGGTGGATGAAGTCGATCATCACTGGTATCGGTTGTCGCCAGAGGTTTGTAGTAAAACACCACCCGGCGATCGCACAGTTTTCCAAGTCAAAATTCTCAAAAATCCGATTCCAGGATTTGTTGGACAAGTGAATCTTACAGTTCGGGTTTTCTCGCTCGATCTGGCAACCGAGACGAAACAATCAATACGCTTGACTCTAGAACAAGGTTCTGAAGCTGTCCCCTTGGTGGTTGATCTGCTTTTAAACAAGATTCAAACTTATTCGGGTGATTTAATTGAGCTTTTAGTCCGCACGGATAATCCTGGGCAGGTGCCTGTCCGTGCGACGCTGCGCTTGCACGGATTAGCTCCAGAATGGTTTGCTCATGGCGTGGAGCAAACCATTCAAGTCCAGCCTGGACGGACATTAGAATCTATCTTTCTCTGTCAGCCTCCGGTCGAAACTGCTCAAAGTCAGGTGTATCCGTTCCAGGTCGAAGCGGAGATCGAAAATGGTGTGAGTAGCAGCGATTCAGGCACGCTTGAGATTTTACCGACAGGTGCGGCTGATTTTCGCTGTACAGTTCGTCAGCAAAAGATTCCCTTACACTTCCTCGAATTTTTCCAACGGACTGGAACTGCGACTTATCGGCTAGAGCTAGAAAATGCAACGAATGTGTCTCAAGATGCCCATATTGAAGTAGATTCTGGCTTTGTTACTTCTGATGAGATTGAAGTTCTTCCAAAGCTAGCTGAACTTCATCCCTATGAAACTCAGCAGTTTCAACTGATAGTTAAAAAACGTCGATCGTGGATCGGACGAACTCAATCTGGAATGCTATCTGTTCGAGCAGTGTGCTCAGACGCTCGGATTAGAACTCAAAACGAATTGCAAGCTTTGGAGTTGAAAGTTGCTCCGATGATTTCGGTATGGTGGCTTTCTGCGATCGCATTTTTTACAATCCCTGTTCCGCTCTGGATTTCCTCTTGTTACAATCCCCACAATCCGCACTGTGGGCATTCAGGAGCCGTTGCCTCAGTTCAGTTTAATGGCACTGCAGAACAGGCGATTTCAGGCTCGACTGATCAATCGCTCAGGCGCTGGTTGACTGCCGGATTCTTTAATCCGCTTGTGTCCCAAGAAATGGGCATTGTTTCAAAAACCAGCCAGGCAGTTCGAGTGATCCGCTATCAACCGATCGACAATAATCGCATTGCCGCAGGTCTAGAAAACGGGGAGATTCAACTGATCAATCTGCTCAAACAGAATTCTGCGCCCGATAGTATCTTTAGGCTAGGAGCGGGCGATCGCGTTTTTGATCTGAGATTTAGCAACGATTCTCAATACCTATTCAGTGGTCATGGCAGTGGAGCCGTTGCACAATGGAAACTGAGTAGTGCGAGTCTGAATACCAAGCCCGAACAAACCTTAACGGTCAATTTTGCGGTTTCTGCTTTAGCTTTAGTCGGAGACCAGCAATTAGCGATCGCGGGACGATTCAATCGCTTAGAACTTTGGAATTGGAGCCGTAAACAACACAAGCCCATTCGCTACCCGGTTGCAGGGGGGCAAAACCAATATATTCAAAGCCTAGCAAGCGCGAAAGCAAAACCTAATCTCATGGCATCTGCCGATAATCAAGGAACGATTACGCTTTGGAACCTGAAGGAATGCCTTGATTCGCAGCAGCCCTGTCAAGTCATCGAACAGTGGTCAGATGGGCATGGTGGGCAACCAGTCCGCAGTGTCGCCTTGAGTCCCAATGGTTGCTATCTTGCGAGTGCTGGTGCAGATGGCACAGCAAAGCTATGGGCACTTTCGCCGAATGGTCATCGGGCTGAACATCCTGACTCTGGCAAAGTCATCCAAAAGTCGTTGCGATCGACCGCCGGGATTGAGAGTGTGGATGTGGCGATTGTGAAAGATCAGGTGTTGGTGCTGAGTGGAGGTGCAGATACTCAGGTGCAGATGGATCAAGTGAACCGATTTAAGAATTTGGAGTGCGATCGTGATTAG
- a CDS encoding phage tail protein, translated as MRSSSTLSVNLTPMQTPDSARSQGSIPQLLLRPGEPSELVVQVRNTGSEPMQVSLQVEGNFPQDWCWVGMEGSEILPHQTMDAVLYFRVPADFFEAAEALRDRPHLNINYQGRICVHASEIETAEFQLFLRPRSLYLDFLPAIYREIDFVGRFLKIFEETFEPAVQSLDALWAYLDPLTAPKALLPFLSHWVAWSAESQMSLDQQRRLIRNAMQIYRWRGTRRGLRFYLHLATGLPLDEHLAEEAKHISIFELYQRGFVLGTTHLTEDAILGGGRPFHFCVKLRPDPDFPIDEALVRRVIEQEKPAFCTYDFWIEPRSQTHDDAFSSTIATTL; from the coding sequence ATGCGTTCTAGTTCAACTCTCAGTGTCAATCTCACTCCCATGCAAACGCCAGATTCGGCGCGATCGCAAGGCTCAATTCCTCAGTTGCTCCTTCGCCCAGGTGAGCCGAGTGAGCTAGTTGTACAAGTCAGAAATACTGGCTCAGAGCCGATGCAAGTCTCTCTACAGGTGGAAGGGAATTTTCCGCAAGACTGGTGCTGGGTAGGAATGGAAGGCTCAGAGATCTTGCCGCATCAAACGATGGATGCCGTGCTTTATTTTCGAGTGCCTGCGGACTTTTTTGAAGCTGCTGAAGCATTGCGCGATCGACCTCATCTCAACATCAATTACCAAGGTAGAATCTGCGTTCATGCTTCAGAGATTGAAACCGCAGAATTTCAGCTTTTTCTGCGTCCTCGAAGTTTGTACCTTGATTTTTTGCCTGCGATTTATCGAGAAATCGATTTTGTGGGGCGCTTTCTCAAAATCTTTGAAGAAACCTTTGAACCTGCGGTACAGAGCCTAGATGCGCTCTGGGCTTACCTCGATCCGCTGACGGCTCCAAAAGCTCTGCTGCCTTTTCTCTCGCACTGGGTTGCTTGGTCAGCAGAATCTCAGATGAGCTTAGATCAGCAGCGGCGATTGATTCGGAATGCAATGCAGATCTACCGATGGCGAGGCACAAGACGAGGATTAAGGTTTTATTTACACCTCGCTACAGGCTTACCACTCGATGAGCATCTCGCTGAAGAGGCAAAGCACATTAGTATCTTTGAGCTTTATCAGCGGGGATTTGTGTTGGGTACAACGCATTTAACCGAAGATGCCATTCTTGGAGGAGGTCGTCCGTTTCATTTCTGTGTCAAATTGCGTCCAGACCCAGATTTTCCGATCGATGAAGCGCTAGTAAGACGGGTGATTGAGCAAGAAAAACCTGCGTTTTGCACCTACGATTTTTGGATTGAACCCCGGAGCCAGACCCATGACGATGCCTTTTCTTCAACGATCGCTACAACCCTTTGA
- a CDS encoding substrate-binding domain-containing protein yields the protein MLPIISSIQQRIFNSYFRQSPAELRQARFDRLYTVALFRPDLDAIRSQWFPPESVQPELDKSSSHSIFDSIYQQYHCTQGDPLRCRETSKTLHCETCKFPTQLPQQSRIAGQLGQYQIEHWIDRQGMARVYAATQTETKQAIALKEYIFPDQYFNSTDRYRQKDTFKRLSGLTLADGRSQDARLLCPIETIADPTTERCYLIFDDRYHFPTLKAYLSETGAMPAKLVQQILNQILQTLELLHVQRFRLPAGQLQAGMAHGNLRLDTIRVAQQDDSLGLIPPTAHASPTLFLYLSDLALWEDLSVPPFIKLPPRTVASDLVAVGQIGFYLLLGGQFDAAGKPFDPRSPEHWMNVEPAFKHWLLRSLEIESPFESAAIARQALLDLASEQQIAKASAQLAPEPKDRMPKWVLPLLGLVGVMALGVMAWRFLPKAESAATQSPEAPAPCCINAVSIPQGQFKYTAVKNGTWSYVLQQPDLIEQGQTLEAKLKAAQPKLQLALELSDSIDQAVQKVQARTVDFAIAPLPPNQSADLEYQAIAYDGLAVVVAFSYVERQQGLPSQLNGQLHLDQLKQIYQARVSNWQELGGSALPIKLYAPTDVEAVQLFENRVLQGKKLPSQDAISGQGVTQQSHFPMLRSILRDFEEGRTGGIGFAPLSKVFGQCAVYPLAIQTKEHKAIQLLKLPQEPIRPSTDLCNQKGSYSANREVMRSQQYPLTYPIVVIYSKDNDRSKIGAKFAEILKTQEGQKLLAQTGLVPLQD from the coding sequence ATGCTGCCGATCATTTCTTCTATCCAACAACGAATTTTCAATTCCTACTTCCGGCAGTCTCCCGCTGAACTCCGCCAAGCTAGATTTGATCGGCTCTACACAGTGGCTCTGTTCCGCCCTGATCTCGATGCAATTCGATCGCAATGGTTCCCGCCCGAATCCGTTCAACCTGAACTGGATAAATCTAGCAGTCATTCGATTTTTGATTCAATTTATCAACAGTATCACTGCACTCAAGGTGATCCGCTCCGCTGTCGAGAAACCTCCAAAACCTTACACTGCGAAACCTGTAAATTCCCCACTCAACTGCCTCAACAATCCCGTATTGCAGGTCAATTGGGTCAATATCAAATCGAACATTGGATCGATCGACAAGGCATGGCGAGAGTCTATGCTGCTACCCAAACTGAGACGAAGCAGGCGATCGCATTAAAAGAATATATTTTCCCCGATCAATACTTCAATTCAACAGATCGCTACCGTCAGAAAGATACTTTCAAACGGCTGTCAGGATTAACTCTAGCAGATGGCCGCTCCCAAGATGCTCGATTACTCTGCCCGATTGAAACAATTGCTGACCCAACGACCGAACGCTGTTATTTAATTTTCGACGATCGCTATCATTTCCCAACGCTAAAAGCGTATTTATCAGAAACAGGTGCCATGCCTGCAAAGTTAGTACAGCAAATCCTGAATCAGATTCTACAAACGCTGGAATTGCTTCATGTACAACGATTTCGTCTTCCGGCTGGACAACTTCAAGCTGGAATGGCTCATGGTAATTTACGGCTCGATACTATTCGAGTTGCTCAGCAAGACGATTCACTCGGGTTGATACCCCCTACTGCACACGCATCTCCCACACTGTTTCTCTATCTTTCAGACCTAGCATTATGGGAAGATTTGAGCGTTCCGCCATTCATTAAGCTTCCGCCTCGAACGGTTGCGAGTGACTTAGTTGCAGTTGGACAAATCGGATTTTATCTTCTTCTCGGTGGACAGTTTGATGCCGCCGGAAAGCCATTTGATCCTCGTTCTCCAGAGCATTGGATGAATGTAGAGCCAGCTTTTAAGCACTGGCTATTACGATCGCTCGAAATTGAATCTCCGTTTGAAAGTGCTGCGATCGCTCGTCAAGCTCTACTGGATTTAGCTTCAGAACAGCAGATTGCCAAAGCTTCGGCTCAACTTGCTCCTGAGCCAAAAGATCGAATGCCAAAATGGGTGCTTCCTCTGCTTGGACTGGTGGGCGTGATGGCGCTAGGTGTGATGGCTTGGCGATTTTTGCCCAAAGCAGAATCAGCGGCAACTCAGTCTCCTGAAGCGCCTGCTCCTTGCTGTATCAATGCGGTTAGCATCCCACAAGGACAGTTCAAATATACCGCAGTCAAAAATGGAACTTGGAGCTATGTCCTGCAACAGCCTGATCTGATTGAGCAGGGTCAAACGCTAGAAGCAAAATTAAAAGCTGCTCAACCTAAATTGCAATTAGCATTAGAGCTATCCGATTCGATCGATCAAGCAGTTCAAAAAGTTCAGGCAAGAACAGTAGATTTTGCGATCGCGCCTCTTCCTCCGAACCAATCCGCAGACTTAGAGTATCAAGCGATCGCTTATGACGGATTAGCGGTCGTCGTTGCTTTTAGCTATGTTGAACGTCAGCAAGGACTACCCAGTCAATTAAACGGGCAGCTTCATCTTGATCAGTTAAAACAGATTTATCAAGCGAGAGTGAGTAACTGGCAGGAGCTTGGCGGATCTGCCTTACCGATTAAACTCTATGCTCCAACCGATGTAGAAGCCGTTCAGCTTTTTGAAAATCGAGTGTTGCAAGGTAAAAAACTTCCGAGCCAAGACGCAATTTCGGGTCAAGGCGTAACTCAACAGTCGCATTTTCCAATGTTGCGATCGATTCTCCGGGATTTTGAGGAAGGCAGAACTGGAGGAATTGGATTTGCGCCTTTGAGTAAAGTATTTGGACAATGTGCGGTTTATCCTTTAGCTATTCAAACCAAAGAGCACAAAGCGATCCAATTGCTCAAGCTTCCTCAAGAGCCAATTCGTCCAAGTACGGATTTGTGCAATCAAAAGGGAAGCTATTCGGCAAATCGCGAAGTGATGCGATCGCAACAGTATCCGCTGACTTATCCAATCGTGGTGATTTACTCGAAAGACAACGATCGATCAAAGATAGGCGCAAAATTTGCGGAAATTCTGAAGACTCAAGAAGGACAGAAATTACTTGCTCAAACGGGTCTAGTGCCATTACAAGATTAA
- a CDS encoding Nif11-like leader peptide family natural product precursor — protein sequence MAKEQVVKLFRAAQMNPSLRDELNTAPDVDTFVKLAGERGYEFTTEEWQEVVRFSVEELKSHVSEIPGI from the coding sequence ATGGCAAAGGAACAAGTAGTCAAGCTATTTCGGGCAGCGCAAATGAATCCAAGTTTGCGAGATGAGTTGAATACAGCACCGGATGTCGATACCTTTGTCAAACTTGCGGGTGAGCGAGGTTATGAATTTACGACTGAGGAATGGCAAGAAGTCGTGCGCTTTTCAGTAGAAGAATTGAAAAGCCACGTCTCAGAAATTCCTGGAATCTAG